The Streptomyces aurantiacus genome includes a region encoding these proteins:
- a CDS encoding roadblock/LC7 domain-containing protein, translating to MIQQRANFDWMLKELSDGVYGTRQVVVLSADGLRIARYGGDPDAADRIAAACAGLQSLAGAVATEIPDTDGKMRMVIIEMEGGYFYMMAAGPNAYLAVLAEAHVDAGLMSARMRDLVVRIGAHLTSPPRRNGQTV from the coding sequence GTGATCCAGCAGCGCGCCAACTTCGACTGGATGCTCAAGGAGCTGTCCGACGGGGTCTACGGGACCCGGCAGGTCGTCGTGCTCTCCGCCGACGGCCTGCGCATCGCCCGTTACGGCGGCGACCCCGACGCCGCCGACCGCATCGCCGCGGCCTGCGCCGGACTGCAGAGCCTCGCCGGAGCCGTCGCCACGGAGATCCCCGACACCGACGGCAAGATGCGGATGGTCATCATCGAGATGGAGGGCGGCTACTTCTACATGATGGCCGCCGGCCCCAACGCCTATCTCGCCGTGCTCGCCGAGGCGCATGTGGACGCCGGGCTCATGAGCGCCCGTATGCGCGACCTCGTCGTCCGGATCGGTGCTCACCTCACGAGTCCGCCCCGGCGGAACGGGCAGACCGTATGA
- a CDS encoding sensor histidine kinase — protein MVSVQSPPGGREVPYARVLLLPAIVMAAATGAAVALVAQPARTAVGLCGAIATLLVIATAAEAVRRGRVIRAARAELTRRTEVMERRVSLHDAEIDHLREDLLPAVLKRMRGGRAPEEAVRQIVDSDPAQRNIPRSQRELLVELLRIVDHEELQREAAQRSFVNIARRVQAIVHQQNVELREMEEDHGRNPEVFDDLLRIDHGTALIGRLADSIAVLGGGRPGRQWPAPVPLYSVLRGAMSRILEYRRIELHSIAKVNVNGIHVEPVIHAAAELLDNATRYSPPHTKVHVTAVEVQTGVAIEIEDAGVSLSEEARTRAERMLAQAAAGPDLNQLGEDPRLGLAVVGRLMDMYDMQVSLRQSAYGGVRAVLVVPRKLLTTEEHAPGLAHGIGAAAVPKVDFDGVEGPKRAEKKRRPTTGPRINVPEGMEDDDVPEVTEWTANGLPQRRSRVKVPYSQRVLEARAAAAEAEAARKEGRPVIDWTRSSTQVPKKKKEEKEPGLWVEAFMAGLKGGDDDQKQTPGETNSPARTEADDEGDLK, from the coding sequence ATGGTGAGTGTTCAATCGCCTCCCGGTGGCCGTGAAGTTCCCTACGCGCGCGTGCTGTTGTTGCCGGCCATAGTGATGGCCGCGGCGACCGGTGCCGCCGTCGCCCTGGTGGCGCAGCCGGCCCGGACGGCCGTCGGCCTGTGCGGCGCCATCGCCACACTGCTCGTGATCGCGACGGCCGCGGAGGCGGTCCGCCGCGGCCGGGTCATCCGGGCGGCGCGCGCCGAGCTCACCCGCCGCACCGAAGTCATGGAGCGGCGCGTCAGCCTGCACGACGCCGAGATCGACCACCTCCGCGAGGACCTGCTCCCCGCCGTCCTCAAGCGGATGCGCGGCGGCAGGGCGCCCGAGGAGGCCGTCCGGCAGATCGTCGACAGCGACCCCGCCCAGCGCAACATCCCCCGCTCCCAGCGGGAGTTGCTGGTCGAACTGCTGCGGATCGTGGACCACGAGGAACTGCAGCGCGAGGCCGCTCAGCGCTCCTTCGTCAACATCGCCCGCCGGGTCCAGGCGATCGTCCACCAGCAGAACGTGGAACTCCGCGAGATGGAGGAGGACCACGGGCGCAATCCCGAGGTCTTCGACGACCTGCTCCGCATCGACCACGGCACCGCGCTGATCGGCCGCCTCGCCGACTCCATCGCCGTGCTCGGCGGCGGCCGCCCGGGCCGCCAGTGGCCCGCGCCTGTCCCGCTGTACAGCGTGCTGCGCGGTGCCATGTCCCGGATCCTGGAGTACCGGCGCATCGAGCTGCACTCCATCGCGAAGGTCAACGTCAACGGCATCCACGTCGAGCCCGTCATCCACGCGGCCGCCGAACTCCTCGACAACGCCACCCGCTACTCGCCGCCGCACACCAAGGTGCACGTCACCGCGGTCGAGGTGCAGACCGGCGTCGCCATCGAGATCGAGGACGCAGGCGTCAGCCTCAGCGAGGAGGCCCGCACCAGGGCCGAGCGCATGCTCGCGCAGGCGGCCGCCGGGCCCGACCTCAACCAGCTCGGCGAGGACCCGCGCCTCGGCCTCGCCGTCGTGGGCCGCCTCATGGACATGTACGACATGCAGGTCTCCCTGCGGCAGTCCGCCTACGGCGGCGTGCGTGCCGTCCTCGTCGTACCGCGCAAGCTGCTCACCACCGAGGAGCACGCTCCCGGTCTCGCCCACGGCATCGGCGCCGCCGCCGTGCCCAAGGTCGACTTCGACGGGGTCGAGGGCCCCAAGCGCGCGGAGAAGAAGCGCCGCCCCACCACCGGACCCCGGATCAACGTGCCGGAGGGCATGGAGGACGACGACGTCCCCGAGGTCACCGAGTGGACGGCCAACGGCCTGCCGCAGCGCCGCAGCAGGGTCAAGGTCCCGTACAGCCAGCGGGTCCTGGAGGCCCGCGCCGCCGCCGCGGAGGCGGAGGCCGCGCGCAAGGAGGGCCGCCCCGTCATCGACTGGACCCGGTCGTCGACGCAGGTGCCCAAGAAGAAGAAGGAAGAGAAGGAACCCGGGCTGTGGGTCGAAGCGTTCATGGCCGGCCTCAAGGGCGGAGACGACGACCAGAAGCAGACGCCCGGAGAGACGAACAGTCCGGCCCGCACGGAGGCCGATGACGAGGGGGACCTCAAGTGA
- a CDS encoding cytochrome P450: protein MTPESHSLTGMDDLMSGPPPGCPAHGTGPGGLRRLYGPEAQDLGALYEKLRAEHGAVAPVLLHNDVPFWMVLGHGENLHMVSNPSVYTRDSRIWTALMDGTAGADHPLMPHIAWQPICSHAEGDEHQRLRGAVMGAMSTINTRDLRRHINHWTQELVNQFCERGTADLVSQFAEHLPMAVLCEILGMPEEYDDRMVQTTRDLLKGTETAIASNEYVMSVLMRLTVRRRTEPANDFTSHLINHPAGLTDEEVAQHLRLVLLAAYEATANLLANVLRVVLTDPGFRAQLNGGQMTVPQAVEQSLWDEPPFSSVLGYFAKQDTELGGQRIRKGDGLLFGIAPGNVDPHVRPDLSANMKGNRSHLAFGGGPHECPGQDIGRAIADTGVDALLKRLPDVQLGVDEDDLKWTASISSRHLVELPVVFDPASPKDVMERPGVSQLPRPRPDWDLSGDTAETAPAPRPTIDQPLVPAPEPVVEPGHRLGAWQRFVRWWRGY, encoded by the coding sequence GTGACGCCTGAATCCCACTCCCTGACCGGCATGGACGACCTCATGTCCGGCCCGCCGCCGGGCTGCCCCGCCCACGGCACGGGTCCCGGCGGACTGCGCCGCCTGTACGGACCCGAGGCGCAGGACCTGGGGGCCCTGTACGAGAAGCTCCGGGCAGAACACGGCGCCGTCGCGCCCGTGCTGCTCCACAACGACGTGCCCTTCTGGATGGTCCTCGGGCACGGCGAGAACCTCCACATGGTCAGCAACCCCTCGGTCTACACTCGCGACAGCCGCATCTGGACCGCCCTCATGGACGGCACGGCGGGCGCCGACCACCCGCTGATGCCCCACATCGCCTGGCAGCCCATCTGCTCCCACGCCGAGGGAGACGAACACCAGCGGCTGCGGGGCGCGGTCATGGGCGCCATGTCGACCATCAACACCCGTGACCTGCGCCGCCACATCAACCACTGGACCCAGGAGCTGGTCAACCAGTTCTGCGAGCGGGGCACCGCCGACCTGGTCTCCCAGTTCGCCGAACACCTGCCCATGGCCGTGCTGTGCGAGATCCTCGGTATGCCCGAGGAGTACGACGACCGGATGGTGCAGACCACCCGCGACCTGCTCAAGGGCACCGAGACCGCCATCGCCAGCAACGAGTACGTCATGAGCGTGCTGATGCGGCTCACCGTACGACGCCGGACCGAGCCGGCCAACGACTTCACCAGTCACCTCATCAACCACCCCGCCGGGCTCACCGACGAGGAGGTCGCCCAGCACCTGCGCCTCGTCCTGCTCGCCGCGTACGAGGCCACGGCGAACCTCCTCGCCAACGTGCTGCGGGTCGTCCTCACGGACCCCGGCTTCCGTGCCCAGCTCAACGGCGGCCAGATGACGGTGCCCCAGGCGGTGGAGCAGTCCCTGTGGGACGAGCCGCCGTTCAGCTCCGTCCTCGGCTACTTCGCCAAGCAGGACACGGAGTTGGGCGGACAGCGCATCCGCAAGGGCGACGGGCTGCTCTTCGGGATCGCGCCGGGCAACGTCGACCCGCACGTCCGCCCGGACCTCTCGGCGAACATGAAGGGCAACCGCTCGCACCTCGCCTTCGGCGGCGGTCCGCACGAGTGCCCCGGCCAGGACATCGGCCGTGCCATCGCCGACACCGGTGTCGACGCGCTCCTCAAGCGGCTTCCCGACGTCCAGCTCGGCGTCGACGAGGACGATTTGAAGTGGACCGCGTCCATCTCCTCACGTCATCTGGTGGAACTGCCGGTCGTGTTCGACCCGGCTTCGCCGAAGGACGTCATGGAGCGCCCCGGAGTGAGCCAGCTGCCCCGGCCGCGGCCGGACTGGGACCTCTCCGGGGACAC
- a CDS encoding DUF742 domain-containing protein: protein MTPPQRRRRFPKEAPPKKPAPPPEGQGGQGRTREPERLYVVTGQVDGGDRAELDLVTLIVACADAPPSAQPEQSALLRLCQAPMSVAEVSAYLNLPFSVVTVLLTELLTAELVQARAPIVRSELPDRSLLEAVMHGLQKL, encoded by the coding sequence ATGACTCCTCCTCAACGACGACGGCGCTTCCCCAAGGAGGCGCCGCCGAAGAAACCCGCACCCCCGCCGGAAGGGCAGGGCGGGCAGGGCCGGACCCGCGAGCCGGAGCGGCTGTACGTCGTCACCGGCCAGGTCGACGGCGGCGACCGCGCCGAACTCGACCTGGTGACCTTAATCGTGGCGTGCGCCGACGCACCGCCCTCCGCCCAGCCGGAGCAGTCGGCGCTGCTCCGGCTCTGCCAGGCCCCCATGTCCGTGGCCGAAGTCTCGGCCTATCTCAATCTGCCGTTCAGCGTGGTGACCGTACTGCTGACCGAGCTGCTGACGGCTGAACTGGTACAGGCGCGCGCCCCGATCGTCCGCTCGGAGCTGCCCGACCGTTCCCTCCTCGAAGCGGTGATGCATGGACTTCAAAAGCTCTGA
- a CDS encoding GTP-binding protein has protein sequence MDFKSSDTIPGPRSEDHLPHTATAAVKIVIVGGFGVGKTTMVGSVSEIRPLTTEETMTQAGIGVDDNYGSETKTATTVAMDFGRISITEQLVLYLFGTPGQERFWFLWNGLFEGALGAVVLVDTRRLEVSFDVIGRLEERGVPFVVAVNDFPDGPRYPMEDLRAALDLSEEIPMVKCDARRRASSRDVLMTLMRFLHSIAMASASA, from the coding sequence ATGGACTTCAAAAGCTCTGACACCATCCCGGGACCTCGCAGCGAGGACCACCTCCCGCACACGGCGACGGCCGCGGTGAAGATCGTGATCGTGGGCGGTTTCGGGGTCGGCAAGACGACGATGGTGGGATCCGTCAGCGAGATCAGGCCGCTGACCACCGAAGAGACCATGACACAGGCAGGCATCGGGGTCGACGACAACTACGGCTCCGAGACGAAGACGGCCACCACCGTCGCCATGGACTTCGGCCGCATCAGCATCACCGAACAACTGGTGCTGTACCTGTTCGGCACCCCCGGCCAGGAACGCTTCTGGTTCCTGTGGAACGGCCTCTTCGAGGGCGCCCTCGGCGCGGTCGTCCTGGTGGACACCCGCCGCCTGGAGGTCAGCTTCGACGTGATCGGACGCCTGGAGGAGCGCGGCGTGCCGTTCGTCGTCGCCGTCAACGACTTCCCGGACGGGCCCCGTTACCCCATGGAGGACCTGCGCGCGGCGCTCGACCTCTCCGAGGAGATCCCCATGGTGAAGTGCGACGCGCGCCGCCGGGCCTCCAGCCGGGACGTCCTGATGACGCTGATGCGCTTCCTGCACTCGATCGCCATGGCGTCGGCGTCCGCGTAG